In Leisingera methylohalidivorans DSM 14336, a single genomic region encodes these proteins:
- a CDS encoding manganese-dependent inorganic pyrophosphatase: protein MTIQVFGHKSPDTDSTGSPIIWAWYLNEVKGVAAEPKLLGEPNTEAAFMLQRWGFEKPAIIADVADDAAVVIVDTNNPAELPANINGADVQAIIDHHKLVGGLETKGPIDITIRPLACTATIMHDLMGDDASKMPEAVKGAALTCILSDTLEFRSPTTTAHDKAVAEKLAADLGINIADYAAEMFAAKSDVSSFSDAELLRMDSKEYAVEGTKFRVSVLETTAPGVVLDRKASLMETMTSVAAEDGVDQVLLFVVDILNEEATLLVPNDLVKTVASKSFGADAAGDTVVLPGIMSRKKQIIPNLKV from the coding sequence ATGACCATCCAAGTTTTCGGCCATAAATCCCCCGACACCGATTCCACCGGCTCCCCGATCATCTGGGCCTGGTACCTGAACGAAGTTAAGGGCGTTGCCGCCGAGCCCAAGCTGCTGGGCGAACCCAACACCGAAGCGGCCTTTATGCTGCAGCGCTGGGGTTTCGAGAAGCCCGCGATCATTGCTGACGTGGCCGACGATGCCGCCGTGGTGATCGTCGACACCAACAACCCGGCCGAGCTGCCCGCCAACATCAACGGCGCCGATGTGCAGGCGATCATCGACCACCACAAGCTGGTCGGCGGCCTGGAAACCAAAGGCCCGATCGACATCACCATCCGGCCGCTGGCCTGCACCGCCACCATCATGCACGACCTGATGGGCGACGATGCCTCCAAGATGCCCGAGGCGGTCAAGGGCGCGGCGCTGACCTGCATCCTGTCCGACACCCTGGAATTCCGCTCGCCGACCACCACCGCGCATGACAAGGCCGTGGCCGAAAAACTGGCCGCTGATCTGGGCATCAATATTGCCGATTACGCTGCCGAGATGTTTGCCGCCAAATCCGACGTCTCGTCGTTCTCGGACGCGGAACTGCTGCGCATGGACTCCAAGGAATATGCCGTCGAAGGCACCAAATTCCGCGTCTCCGTGCTGGAAACCACGGCGCCGGGCGTGGTGCTGGACCGCAAGGCGTCGCTGATGGAAACCATGACCTCTGTCGCGGCCGAGGACGGTGTGGACCAGGTGCTGCTGTTCGTGGTCGACATCCTGAACGAGGAAGCCACCCTGCTGGTGCCCAATGACCTGGTGAAGACCGTGGCCAGCAAATCCTTTGGCGCCGATGCGGCTGGCGACACCGTGGTGCTGCCGGGCATCATGTCGCGTAAAAAGCAGATCATTCCGAACCTGAAAGTCTGA
- a CDS encoding TraB/GumN family protein produces the protein MRLFLTLIFLLLPASLWAACTGTDLRTTLAAQERAHIEARIQATPFAKGNHWIARRGSRTVHVIGTLHINDPRMEEITAGLAPLVRQADLLLMEASPADKAALESKLGRDPSLMLITEGPSLIDRLPAAEWEALAAKVRSHGMAPWMAARMRPWFLAMSMSFPPCLRQAKDIKRGLDARLGELALAADVPVQSLEDPMSVIRMMDADPLEEQVRQLRAFTAMMGGGTDGFITTVEAYFSQDALYSLFLSERDFLHSDGLTRAERETLWAGMMQELIDRRNRNWIPVIEAAKGDRIAVAAGALHLPGETGVLNLLQQEGYSLERAPF, from the coding sequence ATGCGTCTTTTCCTCACACTCATATTTCTGCTGCTGCCCGCGTCGCTGTGGGCTGCTTGCACAGGCACCGATCTGCGTACCACTCTGGCTGCGCAGGAGCGCGCCCATATCGAGGCGCGGATCCAAGCCACGCCGTTTGCCAAAGGCAACCACTGGATCGCCCGGCGCGGCAGCCGCACCGTGCATGTGATCGGCACCCTGCACATCAATGATCCGCGGATGGAGGAGATCACCGCGGGGCTGGCGCCGCTTGTGCGCCAGGCTGATCTGCTGCTGATGGAGGCCAGCCCCGCCGACAAGGCCGCCTTGGAATCCAAGCTGGGCCGCGACCCGTCGCTGATGCTGATCACCGAAGGCCCCAGCCTGATCGACCGGCTGCCCGCGGCCGAGTGGGAGGCGCTGGCGGCCAAGGTCCGCAGCCACGGCATGGCGCCCTGGATGGCCGCCAGGATGCGGCCCTGGTTCCTGGCGATGTCGATGTCCTTCCCGCCCTGCCTGCGCCAGGCCAAGGACATCAAGCGGGGCCTTGACGCGCGGCTGGGGGAGCTGGCGCTGGCGGCGGATGTGCCGGTGCAATCGCTGGAAGACCCGATGAGTGTGATCCGGATGATGGACGCCGATCCGCTGGAAGAACAGGTCCGCCAGCTGCGCGCCTTTACAGCAATGATGGGCGGCGGCACCGATGGCTTCATCACCACGGTTGAGGCCTATTTCAGCCAAGACGCGCTGTATTCCCTGTTCTTGAGCGAACGGGACTTTCTGCACAGCGATGGCCTGACCCGGGCCGAGCGCGAGACCCTGTGGGCCGGAATGATGCAAGAGCTGATCGACCGGCGCAACCGCAACTGGATTCCGGTGATCGAGGCGGCAAAGGGCGACCGCATCGCGGTGGCCGCCGGGGCGCTGCATCTGCCCGGGGAGACCGGCGTGCTGAACCTGCTGCAGCAAGAGGGCTACAGCCTGGAGCGCGCCCCGTTCTAG